In Candidatus Aramenus sp. CH1, the following proteins share a genomic window:
- a CDS encoding aminotransferase class I/II-fold pyridoxal phosphate-dependent enzyme, which yields MREGTKISRETYDDETGAITTPIFQSTAFRFPKGEKYRYSREVNPTTAELAKKFAEIEGGEMGAAFSSGMGSITTTLFSLLSPGSSLLVTMDMFGRSLRFAKDFLRNWGVKVDVSPPGNDNLLDMAKRHHTVVFVESITNPLLRVVDVENLAKICKENGSVLVVDSTFATPVNQKPLELGADVVVESASKFLAGHNDVIAGLSAGPAPIMTKVDQMRRTLGTSLEPSPAYLVLRGLKTLKVRMDVINRNAIQVAEFLEDHPKVQRVYYPGLESHPDHSVARRVLKGYGGVVSFDVRGTTNDALKLMQSLKIIIPAQSLGGVNSLISHPPTMSHRTLTPEERKAIGLNEGLLRLSVGIEDVEDLIEDLDQALKSI from the coding sequence TTGAGAGAAGGGACTAAGATCTCCAGGGAGACCTACGACGACGAGACAGGGGCAATTACTACCCCAATATTTCAGTCAACAGCCTTTAGGTTCCCCAAGGGCGAGAAGTACCGCTATTCGAGGGAGGTAAACCCTACAACGGCGGAGCTCGCCAAGAAGTTCGCCGAGATAGAGGGCGGGGAGATGGGCGCGGCCTTTTCCTCGGGGATGGGGTCAATAACAACTACCCTCTTCTCCCTCCTCTCTCCTGGTTCCTCCCTCCTCGTGACCATGGACATGTTCGGCAGGTCCTTGAGGTTCGCCAAGGACTTCCTGAGGAACTGGGGGGTGAAGGTCGACGTATCCCCGCCGGGAAACGACAACCTCCTAGATATGGCTAAGAGGCATCACACGGTAGTGTTCGTGGAGAGCATAACCAACCCGTTGCTTCGTGTAGTCGACGTGGAGAACTTGGCTAAGATATGCAAGGAGAACGGTAGCGTCTTGGTGGTAGACTCCACCTTTGCGACCCCTGTGAATCAGAAGCCCTTGGAGTTGGGGGCGGACGTGGTCGTGGAGAGTGCGTCCAAGTTCTTGGCTGGGCACAACGACGTCATAGCGGGGCTCTCCGCAGGACCTGCGCCTATAATGACTAAGGTAGACCAGATGAGGAGGACCCTGGGTACGTCACTGGAGCCCTCCCCAGCTTACCTAGTATTAAGGGGGCTAAAGACTTTGAAGGTAAGGATGGACGTGATCAACAGGAACGCCATACAAGTGGCGGAGTTCCTCGAGGACCACCCCAAGGTGCAGAGGGTCTACTACCCAGGACTCGAGTCCCACCCAGACCACTCCGTGGCGAGGAGAGTGCTGAAGGGCTACGGCGGGGTCGTGAGCTTTGACGTGAGAGGGACGACAAACGACGCGTTAAAGTTGATGCAGTCCCTGAAGATAATAATCCCGGCCCAGAGCTTGGGAGGGGTTAACTCCCTGATCTCCCACCCTCCCACCATGAGTCACAGGACTCTCACGCCGGAAGAGAGGAAGGCAATAGGGCTAAACGAGGGGCTGTTGAGGCTGTCTGTGGGGATTGAGGACGTCGAGGATCTGATAGAGGATCTTGACCAGGCACTCAAGTCCATTTGA
- a CDS encoding homoserine kinase, with product MSVTAKAFSSSANLGSGFDVLSMAHKAFYDQVTAELKGRGELKVSVISSDTPQDVEKNSAGYAVKKLLETLGIKAEISLLVKKGIPYGLGLGSSGASASAAVAAVNELLDLGLSPDEQVEFAKLGEIASSGSPHPDNVAASTFGGIVAVTSTSPTRVVRVPNSLHFKLLLIVPEKGGEGKTKKAREMLPSSVPLEKYVGNARYLVSLIVGLTKGDRDLVKRGLNDDVFEVARLPLFPHYNKVKEVALERDAVGVCVSGAGPSILVLYDERTDVEGIVSSSREVCKSFGINCNFLKTELAEGVRVERRD from the coding sequence ATGTCAGTTACTGCCAAGGCGTTTTCAAGTTCCGCGAACTTGGGTTCGGGCTTTGACGTGCTTTCAATGGCCCATAAGGCCTTCTACGACCAGGTGACCGCAGAACTGAAGGGGAGGGGCGAGCTAAAGGTTTCAGTTATATCGTCAGACACGCCACAGGACGTTGAAAAGAATTCCGCAGGTTACGCAGTGAAGAAATTGTTAGAAACGCTTGGAATAAAGGCAGAAATTTCATTATTAGTAAAAAAAGGTATACCCTACGGCCTCGGCCTCGGGAGCAGTGGCGCCTCTGCCTCAGCCGCCGTCGCAGCGGTTAACGAGCTCCTCGACCTCGGTTTGAGCCCCGACGAGCAGGTTGAGTTCGCCAAGCTTGGCGAGATAGCCTCCTCCGGTTCTCCTCACCCCGACAACGTGGCCGCGAGCACGTTTGGCGGGATAGTGGCAGTTACCTCTACTTCTCCCACGAGGGTCGTCAGGGTCCCCAACTCCCTTCACTTCAAGCTCCTCCTGATTGTTCCAGAGAAGGGAGGCGAGGGGAAGACGAAGAAGGCCAGGGAGATGTTGCCCTCCTCCGTGCCCTTGGAAAAGTACGTCGGCAACGCCAGGTACTTGGTCTCCCTCATAGTGGGCCTGACCAAGGGCGACAGGGACCTCGTAAAGCGGGGCCTCAACGATGACGTCTTTGAGGTGGCAAGGCTTCCCCTCTTCCCGCACTACAATAAGGTGAAGGAGGTCGCGTTGGAGAGGGACGCCGTGGGCGTCTGCGTCAGCGGTGCAGGTCCCTCAATCCTTGTCCTCTACGACGAGAGGACTGACGTAGAGGGAATTGTGTCGTCCTCAAGGGAGGTTTGCAAGTCCTTTGGGATTAACTGCAATTTCCTGAAGACTGAGCTGGCGGAGGGGGTAAGGGTTGAGAGAAGGGACTAA
- a CDS encoding molybdopterin-binding protein, translating to MRAILPEDSLLSAEEALSIFEGRLPPRPLVVSLPLLDALGKASAEDVFSPIDLPPFSRSTVDGFALRAEDTPGTLRVVGKVPIGEYKELKVSRGEAVEVDTGSLLPEGANAVVKVEEVDVKGNEVVVKGKVRFGQNVAWVGSDVPRGFQLLKRGEVITPEKVAALASVGVKEVKVYSPRVYVIVTGDELVEPGEKLDKGKVYESNAHYLLSRLRDYVSVGYFLVRDDKEEIRKALENALSMADVVILTGGTSAGEKDYVHQVIREMGEIVVHGIKFKPGKPTILAVVKGKPVFGLPGNVVSTIMVYEQVIRKYLDRMASLGQREEAKVKAKALLPAEGDKRRFTYLPVYLLHGKDSLYFLSVPFDSHMIGTFSSADGYIVLPPGARVEEDQEAEVVVKVKEVPPTLLGEEDVSFKDVELRKVFLGSYPACKALEKGVGEVLVVSSLVCEPKDYTYSFDRDVLVNGEGEEVGYHEWVGMSRLVKNPSVRLKSPSTAPYFLGRAKVYAPRGYIEGQRAFTERIYVVSRIGKFQ from the coding sequence ATGAGGGCTATTCTTCCAGAAGATTCACTGTTATCTGCAGAGGAGGCTCTCTCTATCTTCGAGGGCAGGCTCCCTCCGAGGCCCCTTGTAGTCTCTCTCCCCCTCCTAGACGCCCTAGGTAAGGCATCAGCGGAGGACGTCTTCTCCCCAATTGACTTGCCCCCCTTTTCCCGGTCAACAGTTGACGGCTTCGCTTTGAGGGCAGAGGACACGCCTGGCACCCTGAGGGTTGTAGGGAAGGTGCCCATTGGCGAGTACAAGGAGCTCAAGGTCTCCAGGGGAGAGGCGGTGGAGGTCGACACGGGGTCCCTCCTCCCAGAGGGGGCAAACGCCGTAGTCAAGGTGGAAGAGGTAGACGTCAAGGGAAACGAGGTCGTCGTTAAGGGAAAGGTAAGGTTTGGCCAGAACGTCGCGTGGGTCGGGAGCGACGTACCTAGGGGGTTCCAGCTCCTCAAAAGGGGCGAGGTAATAACCCCGGAGAAGGTGGCTGCCCTAGCCTCGGTCGGGGTGAAAGAAGTCAAGGTGTACTCTCCGAGAGTCTACGTTATAGTCACGGGGGACGAGCTCGTTGAGCCAGGCGAAAAGCTGGACAAGGGGAAGGTGTACGAGAGCAACGCTCACTACCTCCTCTCGAGGCTAAGGGACTACGTTTCCGTGGGCTACTTCCTAGTAAGGGACGACAAGGAGGAGATAAGGAAGGCGTTGGAAAACGCCCTCTCCATGGCCGACGTAGTAATCCTGACAGGCGGTACGAGCGCGGGGGAGAAGGACTACGTGCACCAAGTAATCAGGGAGATGGGGGAAATAGTTGTGCACGGCATAAAGTTTAAGCCCGGAAAGCCCACGATCCTGGCAGTAGTGAAGGGGAAGCCAGTGTTTGGCCTTCCGGGAAACGTCGTGTCCACCATCATGGTCTACGAACAAGTAATAAGGAAGTACCTAGACAGGATGGCGTCCCTAGGGCAGAGGGAGGAGGCAAAGGTGAAGGCAAAGGCGCTGTTGCCTGCAGAGGGGGACAAGAGGAGGTTCACCTACCTACCTGTGTACCTCCTACACGGTAAGGACTCGCTCTACTTCCTCTCAGTACCATTTGACAGCCACATGATAGGTACCTTCTCCTCTGCAGACGGCTACATAGTCCTCCCTCCTGGGGCGAGGGTGGAGGAGGACCAGGAGGCTGAGGTCGTGGTGAAGGTCAAGGAAGTACCGCCCACCCTGCTGGGGGAGGAGGACGTGTCCTTCAAGGACGTGGAGCTGAGGAAGGTATTCCTAGGCTCCTATCCCGCGTGCAAGGCGTTGGAGAAGGGTGTAGGGGAAGTCCTGGTGGTGAGCTCCCTCGTGTGCGAGCCAAAGGACTACACGTACTCCTTTGACAGGGACGTCCTAGTTAACGGCGAGGGGGAGGAGGTGGGCTACCACGAGTGGGTGGGGATGAGCAGGCTAGTCAAAAACCCCTCGGTGAGGCTCAAGTCCCCTTCCACCGCTCCCTACTTCTTGGGAAGGGCAAAGGTGTACGCCCCCAGGGGGTACATCGAGGGGCAGAGGGCCTTTACCGAGAGGATTTACGTTGTGAGCAGGATAGGGAAATTCCAGTGA
- a CDS encoding PqqD family protein → MNFDEIKDVKPVRKGEVIDKSEDGENYIIKLAEDKIYEVAPIAFYVWNMCDGEKTVSQIIEEISKEANIESSQIRDPIVTVLEQLQEASLISI, encoded by the coding sequence GTGAACTTCGACGAAATAAAGGACGTAAAGCCGGTTAGGAAGGGAGAGGTAATAGACAAGTCTGAGGACGGAGAGAACTACATTATCAAGCTCGCAGAGGACAAGATCTACGAGGTAGCCCCCATAGCGTTTTACGTGTGGAACATGTGTGACGGAGAGAAGACCGTAAGCCAGATCATAGAGGAGATAAGCAAAGAGGCGAACATCGAGTCTTCTCAGATAAGGGACCCAATAGTAACCGTGTTAGAGCAATTGCAGGAAGCGTCCCTTATCTCCATATAA